The Leptodactylus fuscus isolate aLepFus1 chromosome 3, aLepFus1.hap2, whole genome shotgun sequence genome has a segment encoding these proteins:
- the LOC142196674 gene encoding thiosulfate sulfurtransferase/rhodanese-like domain-containing protein 3 has translation MLGRLFFTVRAASARAAVYRRGTVPRVAAGHRALNPQWLAGRSFSVSYGTSINYEELKDLLKKDGVLLIDVREPWEVKEYGIIKGSLHIPLGDLLPALQMTPEDFAEKYEKKLPEKSSTLVFSCLAGIRSGKAVAVATSLGYSRVHNYSGGFEDWSKHQLPQKQS, from the exons ATGCTCGGGCGTTTGTTCTTCACAGTGAGGGCAGCCAGTGCCCGGGCTGCTGTGTACCGGAGAGGCACCGTACCCAGGGTAGCGGCAGGGCACCGGG CCTTGAATCCACAATGGCTTGCTGGCCGCAGCTTTTCTGTCAGCTATGGCACATCCATCAATTATGAAGAACTGAAAGACTTACTGAAAAAGGATGGAGTTCTACTCATAGATGTTCGGGAGCCATGGGAAGTGAAAGAATATGGCATTATTAAAGGATCGCTGCACATCCCAT TGGGAGATCTACTGCCTGCACTTCAAATGACTCCAGAGGATTTTGCAGAGAAATATGAAAAGAAGCTACCAGAGAAATCCAGCACCTTGGTCTTTTCTTGTCTAGCTGGGATTCGAAGTGGTAAAGCTGTAGCTGTTGCAACTTCACTTGGTTACAGTAG aGTCCATAACTATTCAGGAGGTTTTGAGGATTGGTCAAAACACCAGTTGCCACAAAAACAATCGTGA